The Terriglobia bacterium genome includes a region encoding these proteins:
- a CDS encoding sigma-70 family RNA polymerase sigma factor, with protein sequence MLSLVRDRPNPELFEELAMPLFDSLYNFARWLTANRDEAEDLVQETYAKALRGFSSFEQGTNFRAWMFRILRNTFLTSRTGLKPTVPLEGEEGPETAVAADTPESVLLGNLDHQALRDAIAELPVAYREVLLLCDVEEMSYREISEALSVPIGTVMSRISRARAALRTILSGRYASRVAQG encoded by the coding sequence GCGATGCCTCTCTTCGACTCGCTCTACAACTTCGCGCGGTGGCTCACCGCCAATCGTGACGAGGCCGAGGATCTGGTGCAGGAGACGTACGCCAAGGCGCTCCGCGGGTTCTCGTCCTTCGAGCAGGGCACCAATTTCCGCGCCTGGATGTTCCGCATCCTGCGCAACACGTTTCTGACCTCGCGCACCGGACTCAAACCAACCGTCCCGCTGGAAGGCGAAGAGGGCCCGGAAACCGCCGTGGCCGCCGACACGCCGGAGTCCGTCTTGCTCGGGAATCTGGATCATCAGGCGTTACGAGACGCTATCGCCGAACTTCCAGTCGCCTATCGCGAAGTGCTGCTGCTCTGTGATGTGGAGGAGATGTCGTACCGCGAGATTTCTGAAGCGCTATCGGTCCCCATCGGCACAGTGATGTCTCGAATTTCCCGTGCGCGCGCCGCTCTGCGAACAATACTCAGCGGCCGGTACGCCAGCAGGGTCGCTCAAGGATAG